The Deinococcus malanensis DNA segment TACCTGCGCCGTACTGTCCACGCACCGCCACACTGCCCACCCGGCCCCGGGGAATCGGTTTGACCGCCCTCAGCACCTTGACCTTCTCGTCGCGGATGGCGTCGGCGTCAAAAGCGGCCGGCGCCTCCATGGCTGTCAGGGCAAACAGCTGCATCAGGTGGTTTTGCAGCATGTCCCGGACCACACCCGCTTCCTCGTAGTAGCCGGCGCGGCCCTCCAGGCCCAGGTCCTCGGAGGCCGTGATCTGCACGTGATCCACAAAACTGCGGCTCCAGAGCGGTTCAAAGATGGCGTTTCCAAAGCGGATCGCCATCAGGTTCTGTACCGTCTCCTTGCCCAGGTAATGGTCGATGCGGTAGACCTGCGACTCGTCCCAGACCTGATGGATGGTGTCGTTGAGCTCGCGGGCGCTGTCCAGGTCATGCCCGAATGGTTTTTCGATGACCAGCCGGCGCCAGCCCTCGGACTGCCTGGACAGTCCCAGGCGCCCCAGGCCGTTGCTGATCGGCTCGAACAGGCTGGGCGGCGTGGACAGGTAGAACAGGGCATTCTTGCGCCCGCCGTAGGCTTCCTGGGCGCGGTCGAGTTCCAGCCGGACCCGGTCGTACACGTCGTCCTCGGCAAATTCACCGAACTCGTAGTACAGCAGCTCCCGGAATTTCTCCAGGCTGCCGGGCTGAATCGCGTCTGTTTCCTTGCTTTCCTTCAGGGCGCCAATGGCCAGGTCCTTGAAGGCCTCGTCGGTCATCTCCTGCCGGCCCACCCCCACGATGTTGAAGGCACTGCCCAGCAACCCGTCCTGCCACAGCCCGAAAACCGCCGGCAGCAGCTTGCGCTTGGCCAGGTCGCCGGTCACACCGAAAATCACCAGGGTGGTCGGCTCAGGCGCGCGGTTGCGCCGCATACCTGTGCGAAAAGGGTTCTGACCGTCGGCGCCAGCTGCCGGCACACGCGCCCGCGATTTGGTGACCCGGCTGGTCTTGGCGGGTGCCTTCTCGGCCCTGGCAGGCGTCTTGTGGGTCGCCGCAGCCTTTCCGGAGGCGGCCTTCTGAGCGCTAGCCGTGGACCGGGCCGCCCCAGATGTCCTTGTTTTTGTTGCTTTGGCCGGGGTTTTCTTTTCTTTCGAAGTGCTCTGCGTGCCGCTCGCCGTGCTGGCCCTGGGCTTTTTAGGTGTGGTCATTCCTCACCCTTGACCCGCTGCTGGCCGCTTTCGCCCAGCTGCTGTTCGGCGCTCTGGCCCTGGCTGGGGGCGTGGGCCGCCGCCACAGGGATGTTCTCGGGCGCGGCTGCCCGGGGGTCTTCTCCGGCGTGGATTTCCGGCACCAGGCTTTCCTGCTTGGTGGCCTCCAGCACCTTGACCGCGTGGCCCCCGAAGGCGCGGCGCATGGCGCTGAGCATCTGCCCAGCGTAGCTGACTTCCTGCTGCGAGCGGAAACGCATCTGGGTGGCCAGCGTGATCACCGGCGTCGGCACACCCAGCTCGATCGAGTCGATGATGGTCCAGCGGCCCTCGCCACTGTCGGCCACGTAGTCCGAGAGCTGGTCGAAATCGGCGCTGTTCTGCAGGGCCTCGGCGGTCAGGTCCAGCAGCCAGGAGCGCACCACGCTGCCGTGACGCCACAGCTCAGCGATCTGGGCCATGTCCAGGTTGAAGGTCTTGTGGGCCTTCATCAGCTCGAAGCCCTCGGCGTAGGCCTGCATCATGCCGTACTCGATGCCGTTGTGGACCATCTTGACGTAGTGCCCCGAGCCGCTTGGGCCCATGCGCCCCCAGCCACGGTCCGGCGCGGGCGCCAGGGTCTCGAAAATGGGCCGCAGCCTTTCTACGGCTTCTTCGGGACCGCCGATCATCATGGCGTAGCCTTCCTTCAGGCCCCAGATCCCGCCTGAAGTGCCCACGTCCACGAAGTGCAGCCCGCGCGCGCCCAGTTCCTCGGCGCGGCGCTGGGTGTCCTTGAAGTTGCTGTTGCCGCCGTCAATCACGATGTCGCCGGGGGCGAGACGCGAGGCCAGATCATCCAGCACGCTCTGGGTGATCTGGCCCGCAGGCACCATGACCCATACGGCGCGGGTGCCCGGCTCGCCGAGCGAAGCGATGAACTCGTCCATGTCCTGGGTGCCGGTTGCGCCGTGCTGGCGGATGTTGTTCAGGGCGTCCTCGCTGCGGTCGTGCCCGACCACCTGATGCCCGCCCTGCAGCAGTCGCAACACCATATTCCCGCCCATCTTGCCCAGTCCGATCATGCCTAGTTTCATGGAGAACCTCCCAGAGAGTGGAACCGCTTCCAGGCCCCACCCGAGTCATGAGGCGCATCATACGCGCCCGGGGCGCGCTGGTCCGCCACGTCCCGTAGGCAATCGGCGCGCCGGGAAGGTGGCTGCCGGGACGAATTACGCCCCCGGCGGGTGCTAGCGTGGCGGTATGACCGCTTCCGCTCTCAGCGTCCACACCGGGGTTCTGGACAAGGCCGCCCGGGGTGAGCGCCTGAATGCCGCCGAGATCGAGGCGCTGTACCATCTGCCGCTGCCGGACGTGGCGGCCGTGGCGCACGGCCTGCGCCTGCAGCGCCGTGACCCGCAGCTGGTGTCGTTCCTGATCGACCGGAACATCAACTACACCAACATCTGCAACGTGGGCTGCAACTTCTGCGCGTTCTACCGCACGCGCCGCCAGGGCGACAGCTACACGCTTGACCATGGGCAGATCAGCCACAAGATCCGTGAGCTCGAAGAGGTCGGGGGAACGCGCATCCTGCTGCAGGGGGGCGTCAACCCGGAACTCGGACTGGACTACTACATTGGCCTGCTGCGGCACGTCAAGGCAAACCACCCGACCATTCGCATCGACGCCTTTTCGCCCGAAGAAGTACTGTTCATGGAAAAGACCTTCGGCCTGAGCCTGGATGATCTGCTTGATACCCTGATCGGAGCGGGTCTGGACGGTCTTCCCGGTGCGGGCGGAGAGATTCTGGAGGACGACGTGCGGGCCAGGGCGGCGCCCGCGCGTATCCGCAGCGACGACTGGTTCCGGATTATCGACGCGGCGCAGCGCAAGGGGCTGTACACCATTTCCACCATGGTGATCGGCTTCGGTGAGACCTACGCCCAGCGCACCGCACACCTGCTCAAGATCCGTGAGCAGCAGGACCACGCGAACGCCAGCTACGCTGGCAACGGGTTTTCCGGCTTCGCCATGTGGACCCTGCAGACCGAACACACCCGCCTGCATGGCAAGGCGCCAGGCGCCACCGCGCACGAGTACCTGCAGCAACTGGCCATTGCCCGCATCGCGCTGGACAACGTGCCGAACATCCAGGCCTCGTGGCCGGCCCAGGGCTTCAAGGTCGCCCAGGCTGCTCTGTACTACGGCGCCAACGACCTGGGCAGCACCATGCTGGAGGAGAATGTCGTTTCGGCCGCCGCGGGCCACGACCGCCACAGCGCCACAGTGCGCGAGCTGATCCGTAGTGCCGTGGACGCGGGATTTATCCCAGTGATCCGCAACAGCCGCTTTGAGATCATCGAGCGCCCGGACGTGGAGGCTTACCTGCAGCGCACGGCAGCCAATCCAGAGGCTGAACGCGCGGTGGGCGCGGTCTAGAGCCGCCGCCGAACAGATGCTCTCTTTCTGACTGGAAAGAGTAGATCCTGCCGAGCACAGTGGAGCCACCAAGACCCTCCAGCTTCAGGCAGCAGGCGATCAGCAGAAAAGCGGGACGGGCTTGGCTCCCGTCCCGCCTGCTATTTATGCAGCGTAATGCTGTTCGAAGAGCAGCGCCTGCTCCAGGTCGCACAGGGCCCGCTCGTACAGTTGATGATCAAGCCTGGGCACGGCAGCCAGAAAGGTCGCCGCGTCCTGAAGGCTGCTGTGGGTGCTGTGATGCTGCCAGCCCTCGCCTTCTACCACCAGACGCACGCGGCCAAACTGCACGAGAAATCTCACGCGGCCTGTGTTCGTCCGCGTGTCGCTGAAATGACGGATGACGTTCATGACCGCAGCATAGGCCCGGAGCCTGACGGGCACATCCGCCAAATTGATGAATGGCTTGGGAACCGTCCCGTGATTGGTAATCCGCAACCGTCAGCGCGACTGATCGTTGCTGCGGCTTTTTTCGTCGGCGCGGCGGCGCAGTTCGCTGGCCAGGTCGCTGAAATCCTGAGCATTGGGCAGCACCCGGCGGCTCTGGTTTTTGGCCTCCTGGATGACCTTGACCTGCTCCACGCGCGAGACCGGCGGCAGCCCTTCGCGACGGCGCTCGAAATAGTTTTGCGCCATGTGGCCCAGGGCAAACGTCCAGCCGTACACCGCCGGGGCGGTGATCAGACCGCCGATGACCGGCAGGGCCATTTTGGCCAGCCCGCGCATGACCTGTCGCGCCGCCAGACCGTAGGCGAAGGTCACTCCAAGTTCACGTGCAATGTCCGAGGCCCGCTCTGGCGTGATGTCAAAGCCATAGATCTTGCCGATATGCAGCACCATCTTGGCCTGCACCGGGGTAATCAGCAGCATGTCGGCAAAAGGAATCGGCTCGACGGCAATGGCACCCGACAGCAGGGCGGCACTCTTGATGACTTCCTCAACGTTCTCTTCCAGGCTGAGTTCCGGGTCCACGTCGAAATTAAAGTTATCCATCACTTGCTTGACCAGCGGCGGCAACATGAGGCGAGTGTACCTGCCCTCCGGACGCGCGCGTGAGGCGGACGTGAATGCGGGGTTACCTTCTCCGGCACCTGAAAAGGGGAAACGCGCCCGGCTGGACGCGTCTCACGAAGTCGGAGAGTTGGAGGACCCGGCGGAGCTCAGCGTTTCCAGCGCACGCCGTCCTTGGTGTCTTCGACCGTCACGCCGACCCGCGCCAGGGTATCCCGCAGTTCGTCGGCCTGGGCGTATTGCTTGCTCAGGCGGTAGTGCTGGCGCGCCTTGAGGACCAGCTCCATCAGGGTATCCACCACCTGGGTGTCGTCCTGACGCTCGCTGGCGGAGGCATGGAACAGGCCCAGGACTCCGCCGCCCAGCGCAAAGTAGGCGTCCTGAACGCGTTTCAGGGTGTCCTGGCCGACCGGTCCGGCTGCCAGCGCCCCGTTGACGTCGCCGGTCAGACCGAACAGCGCCGCTACCGCTTTGGGGGTGTTGAAGTCGTCGCGCAGCGCGTCCTCGAAGGCCTGGATATGCGCGTGCACGCGGGCGTCGAGGGCCTCGGTGGCTCCAGCCGGGGCGCCCTGCAGGCGGCGGCCGACCTCGTGCAGGGTCTCGGTCAGGCGGCGGTAGCCGTTCCTGGCCGACTCGAAGGCTTCCTCGCTGAACTCGGTCACCGAGCGGTAGTGGCTGCCCACCAGCAGAAAGCGCACCACCATGGGGTCATGCTCCCCCAGCAGATCGGCAATGGTCGTGAAGTTGCCCTTGGACTTGGACATCTTCTCGCCGCCGATGGTCAGCATGTTGTTGTGCATCCAGTAGCGCGCGAACGCGTGCCCGGCCGCCTCGCTCTGGGCAATCTCAGCCTCGTGGTGCGGGAACTGCAGGTCCAGACCACCGCCGTGAATGTCGAAGCCCTCGCCCAGATACTTGAGGCTCATGGCGCTGCACTCGATATGCCAGCCGGGAAAGCCCACACCCCAGGGCGACTCCCAGCGCATGATGTGGCCCGCCTCGGCGCGCTTCCACAGGGCAAAGTCACGTGGGTCGCGCTTCTCCTCGCGCACGGCCTCGCGCGTACCTTCCTCCTGCTCGTCAAGTCTCCTGCCCGACAGCTTGCCGTACTCCGGCCAGCTGCGCACATCGAAATACACGCTGCCCTGCGACTCGTAGGCATGGCCGCGTTCGATCAGCTCCTCGATCAGCCGGATCTGCTCGGTAATGTGGCCGGTCGCGCGCGGGTTGATGCTGGGCTTGAGAATATTCAGCGCTTCCATGTCACGCACAAAGGACCAGAAGTACTTGTCGGCCACCTCCATGGGCTCAAGCTGCTCGAGCGCCGCGCGTTTGGCGATCTTGTCCTCGCCCTCGTCCGCGTCGTTCTGCAGGTGGCCGACGTCCGTGATGTTGGCCACGTAGCGCACCTGATACCCCAGGTGCAGAAAGGCCCGGCGGATCACGTCGAAGGCGACTTCCTTCTTGGCGTGGCCCAGATGGGCGTCGGAGTACACCGTGGGACCGCACAGGTACATGCCCACGCGACCGGGTGTGGTCGGCGAGAAGCGCACCTTCTGGCGCTGCAGGGTGTCGTACAGAAAGATGTTCGGGTCCGGCTCACGGGATTCGGGACGGGGAATCATGGCGCTCCTTGGGCAGAGGGAAAGGGCAATAAAAAAGCCGCGCCATGTCCACAGGGGAAAGGGCGCGGCGCAGCGAGGAAGCGTTGCTTACCGCGTTGAGGGGCAACACAGGGCTGTCATGGCCGCTAGTGTAGCAGAGGGCCGCTGAGGGGCTGAGCGGGCAGCTCCGGACGCGTGATCGCCCGGGAGCGCAGTGAAGCCACCAGCGTGGCGGTAAACGCCCGAATGATCGGCAGGCCCGCGCGGTGAGGCAACACTCCCAGGGCCAGGGGGCGCATCAGCGGCTGCGGCAGAGGCAGGGCCACCAGTCCTGGTGGAAGAGGCAGCAGCGCCAGGCGCGGCATGACGGTCACGCCCAGCCCATGGCTGACCAGGCCCAGCGTCACGCTGTCCTGGGTAATGGGAAAGACCCCGGCCGTGCTGACGCCTTGGCTGGCCAGGTAGCGCAGCACCCGAAGGTGGCACGAATCACGCTCCGGAGGCAGATACAGCGCCTGCGTGCTCAGTTCGGAGAGGGTGACCCCATGGGTCCCGCGCGAGGCTGGCGCCACGAACAGGTACTCGTCCTGGGCCAGAGGCGTCAGGTGCAGTTCGGTTGACTCGTCCTCCACGACCACGGCCGCGTCCGAGTGCCCGGAGAGCACCGCGCGGGTGCCGCCTCCACACGACTCACTCTCCGAATCGATCAGGCTGACGCTCACCCCCGGGTGAAGATCCCGGAAGGCCGCCAGGGCTGCTGGCAGCAGATGCGTGGCTGCCGAGCGGTATGACGCGACCCGCAGCCTTCCGCTGAGCGCACCGTCGTCCTGCGCCGCCAGGACGGCATCTGTCGCTGCCTGTACGGCCGAGCGGGCGTGCAGCAGCACCCGCTCACCTGCTGGGGTCGGATGCGTGCCGGACGGTCCGCGCCGCAGCAGGGGGCGCCCGACCAGATCCTCCAGCTTGCCGACCGCCTCGCTGAGGCTGGACTGCGACACCCCCAGGTCAGCCGCCGCTTCCGAAAACCCGCCCGCATCGGCCACCGCCAGCAGGGCGCGCAGCTGCGACAGCGTGGGCTGAGCGTGAGGAGTGCGGCGTGTCATGAGCACATTCTAGGCTGGTCGCTGCAGCCTCCCCATCGGCAAAGCCGATACAGGCTGGACGCTGAGCCGCCCCGTACCGATGTCCTACCGAGCCTGCGAGGGCGCACTGTGAAGCCATGACCACCTTCCAGCCGGCCCGCACTTCCCACCCCTCCCTGGCCCGCGCTGAGCAGGCCGCGCAGCGTGACGAACGGTTGTTCGGAACCTGGGTTATGGAAGTCTCAACCCCGCAGGGCACCCTCACCGCGCCTCAGCTTCAGGACTGGGAAGTACGGGCATGGCCGGTGGCCCGGCTGGGAGACCTGACCCTGGAGGTCCGCCCCTTATGCCCCTACCTGGACGAGAACGATCTGTGCGCCGAGTTGCGCCGCGGCGGGTATCAGGTGCTGGGTCCGGTGCGGGCACGTCGCCCGGAGTGAAGGCCTGACAGCTATCACTACAGCAGGTATAAGGTGGAAACTCTCGACTGCTGTGGGGCGAAAGGCGCGAATGACCGCGTCAGACGCCGGTTGGAACGAAATTCACGGGAGGAGCGCACTCCTGCCCGGATAGCGGCATACCTATGTCAGACCCGTTCGTCGACCGACACCACTTCACCGAGCCCATGGGCACCCAGACGGGCGATGAATCCCGCCTCTTCGTAATAGGCCATTCCACTGTCCATGGCCAGCGCCTGTTTGCCCGCGTAGAGCAGCGGCGTGCCTGCACCGCGCGCCGGGCCGTACAGGTGCTCGTCGCGCAGGACATAGACCGGAGTATGACCGTGCACCAGCCTCAGCGCCCCGAAGGTGCGCAGGGTCTGGGCCGCCACCTCCTCGCCGCCGGTGAGCACAAAGGCATGACGCTCGGCGAAAGCATTCAGGAATTCGCCCCAGGCGTCCGCGTCCAGCTCTGACAGCAGCGAGGCCACCCGGGCGTTGACCGGCTCGACCGCGCCACCCAGCCGCAGGTACATCCGGCTGTCGGCATGCATCAGCAGCCAGGGCCCCGCACGGCCCAGCACCGGCCGCGCCGACAGCCAGTTCAGATCGTCGGCGTCCAGTCCATTCGCGTCACGCTCAAGACCGCCGTTCTGGGCCCAGTACTCGTAAAAGCCCAGGCGGTCACGGGGGTCCTGCGCCCGGAAGCGCATGGCCGCCAGAAACATCACCTCGTGGTTGCCCAGCAGCGCCGTGACCCGGCCCCCGTCCTGCGGCGCCTGGGCTTCGAGCGCCCGCACAAGGTGGACCACTCCGGCGCCGTCCGGACCACGGTCGAGGTAGTCGCCCAGAAACACCAGGTGGGCGTCACGTCCGGTCCAGCTGCCCTCAGCGTCGATCAGGCCAGCGGCCCGCAGCATGTAGCGCAGCTTGTCGTACGCGCCGTGGACATCTCCAACCACCCACAGCTCACTCAAGGCCGGCTCCCGGGGTACGAAACAGGGTCTGGAGGTAGAAGGGCGTCGCTGCCGAGAGGGGCTGCGGCAGATCACCCAGCGGCCAGAACCTTGCCTCGGCTGCGTCATCTCCAGCCTGGAGTTCGCTGGTCCTGACCAGAGTTGCCTGGTACACCACCGTCACCCAGTCCACGGTGTTGCTGTCCGGATAGGTGTGCTGATGCTCGGGGCCACTGAACACGCCCAGCAGTGTAACGTTCTTCACGTCCAGCTGAAGTCCGGTCTCTTCAGACAGCTCCCGGCAGGCGGCCGCCTCGACCCGTTCGCCGGGGTTTACTGCGCCCCCGGGCAGGTCCCAGCAGCCATTGTCCTTGCGGCGGACCAGCAGCAGTTGCCCCGCAGACACGACCGCGACGCCAGCACCGACCCGCAGGGCCAGCTGCGGCACTCAGCGTCCTTTGCTGATTTCACCAGCGGCTGCAGGCTGATCCTCACCCGGCTGGCCCTGATCTTCCTCCGACCCGGAAGGCAGCGTGCGCCAGCGCGTCATGCGGTCGGTGATGTCCTCCTGCAGGCGGCGCACATTGCCTTCCAGGCTGGACTTGGCCCCGTCGAGCTCGTGGCGGAGGCGCATGATTTCTTCGACCCCGGCGAGATTGACGCCGAGTTCCTGGGTCAGGCGGCGGATCTCACGCAGGTGGTCGATGTCGCGCTCGCTGTACAGCCGCGTCTTGCCGCTGCTGCGCCCGGGGCGGATCAGCTGCTTGCGCTCGTAGAGGCGCAGCGTCTGCGGGTGCATGTCCACCAGCTCGGCGGCAATCGAGATGACATACACCGGGCGGTCTTTGGGATCAAGCTGGCCATTGGGGGCAGGCAGGGCCTTGGGGCGTGACTGCTGTTCACGAAGCTCGCCCTCGATGCGCTCGATTTCGGCCTCGAACTCGCCCTGCAGGTCGTCGAGCTCGTGTTGCAGGCGCATAACCTCTTCGACACCAGCGAGATTGACGCCGAGTTCCTGGGTCAGGCGGCGGATCTCACGCAGGTGGTCGATGTCGCGCTCGCTGTACAGCCGCGTCTTACCGTTGCTCCGCCCGGGGCGGATCAGGCCCTTGCGTTCGTACAGGCGCAGCGTCTGGGGATGCATATCCACCAGTTCGGCCGCCACCGAGATGACGTACACCGGACGATGCTTGGGATCAGAGGCCATAAGTTGACTTGAGTATACCTGAAGCAAGGTTTCTGACCCGAATACCCGCGTGAATGTGACGCGTGGACGCTGCACCACGCAGGCCAGCCGGTCCGGACAGGGGTGAGGCGGCTCACCGTATCATCGGGCCCATGACCAGCCCAGATCTGTCGTCCCTTCTGAACCGTGAGCAGGCGCAGGAGGAACTGTTCGACCTGCTGCGCATTCCCAGCGTCAGCGCCGACCCTGCCTACCAGGCCGAGGTCGCGAGAGCCGCCGAATGGCTGCGGCGCAAGCTCTCGGGTATGGGCTTCACCGCCCGAGTGGACCAGACACCCAAGCATCCCATCGTGTATGCCGAGCGCCTGACCGACCCGGCCCAGCCCACCGTGCTGATCTACGGTCACTATGATGTCCAGCCCGAAGCGCCCCTGGAAGAGTGGCTCACGCCGCCGTTCGAGCCTTCCGTGCGCGAAGGGCGCATCTACGCGCGCGGCAGCACCGACGACAAGGGACAGGCCTTTGCGCATGTCAAGGGCGTCGAACTGCTGCTTTCGCAGGGTGAACTGCCGGTCAACGTGAAGTTCCTGCTCGAGGGTGAGGAGGAGATCGGCAGTCCCAGCATCATTCCCTACCTGCAGGCCCACAGGGACAAACTGAAGGCCGACGTGATCGTGGTCAGCGACGGCAGCCGGTTTGCCCCGGACGTGCCCACCATCACCTACGGCGTGCGTGGCCTGAGCTACGTGGAGATCCACGTGCAGGGCGCCAACCGCGACCTGCATAGCGGCAGCTACGGCGGCGCGGCGCCCAACCCTATCAACGCGCTGTGCGAGATCATCGCAAAACTGAAGGATGACCGGGGCCGCATTACCATTCCCGGCTTCTACGACGGCATCGAGGAACTGACCGAGCAGGAGCGGGCCATGTGGGCCTCCCTGCCGCACAGCGACGAGGAGTTTGCGGCGTCCATCGGTGTTCCGGCGCTTCCGGGGGAGGCCGGATACAGCGTGCTGGAGCGCATCTGGGGCCGGCCGACGCTGGACGTCAACGGCATCTGGGGCGGGTACCAGGGCGAGGGCAGCAAGACCGTCATTGCTGCCAAGGCCGGCGCCAAGGTCAGCATGCGTCTGGTGCCGGGGCAGGACCCCGACCGCATTACCCAGCTGATCACCGAGTACGTGCCCCAGATCGCCCCGGCGGGTGTCAAAGCCGAGGTGCGCGGGCACCACGGTGGGCAGCCAGTCAAGTTCAAGACCGACAGCCCGGCCATCCAGGCAGCCAACCGTGCCCTGCACCGGGTGTACGGTCGGGAAGCCGTGTTTGCCCGTACCGGCGGCAGCATTCCGATTGTGGCGGCGTTCAGCGACATCCTGCAGACCGAGGTGCTGTTCGTGGACTTCGGGCTGAATGAGGACGCCCCCCACAGCCCCAACGAGAGCTTCGCCCTGCAGGACTACCATAACGGCATCCTGACCAGCGCCTACCTGCTGCAGGAACTCGCCCGGTCCTCGTGAGGCTCGGGTTCCTGGCCTCGCACGGTGGCAGCGCCGCGCGGCACATCACGGCGGCCTGCGTGTCTGGTGAGCTCAGCGCCACGCCGGTGGCCCTGCTCAGCAACAACAGCCGCTCGCCTGCACTGGCCTGGGCGCACGAAGCCGGGCTGGCCTCGGTGCACCTGAGCAGCGCAAAGCTGCCGGACCCCAACATGCTGGACTCCGCCATGCTGGACTTCTTCACGCAGGCGCGGGTGGACACGCTGGTCCTCAGCGGGTACATGCGTGAGCTTGGACCGCGGCTGCTCTCGCACTACGCCGGGCGCACGGTGAATATCCACCCCAGCCTGCTGCCCCGCCACGGGGGCCGGGGCATGTACGGCGACCGCGTACACGAGGCGGTGCTGGCCAGCGGCGACACCGAAAGCGGCGCGACCGTTCATCTGGTGACATCGGGCATTGACGAGGGGCCAGTGCTGGCCCAGACCAGAGTGCCGGTTGTGCCGGGCGATACACTGGAAACCCTCAAGGCCCGGGTGCAGGCCGTGGAAGGTGGCCTGATGCTGCGGGCACTGAAACAGCTGGCCTGAAAAGCGCGTGGAGCGTGCCGCCGCAGACTTCGGCTCTGCGGCGGCACGCACCTGCTGTCCTCATCGGTCCTATGCTGACCGGTATGAAACGCAAGGTCCATGATCTGCGCGCCTGGAGCCGGTCGGCGCGGCACGAACAGCTGGTGCTCCACCTGCCCGGTCATGTGATTGTCGATTACACGGCGCACGAGGTCGTGCGTCCGCTGGACGTGCCGTTCGGGGGCCGGGTGATCCGGGTGCTGGACCACGGCTACCGCTGGGTTCGTGTGCATCCTACTGGCAGTGGCGGCGGGGTCATGGGTGACGCCCTGACTGCCCAGCTCGACGGGGACGGCCTCCCCCGGCAGCTGTACGTCGACGTGCATGGTGGCGAAGGCGTGGGCGAGGACGGCCTGCCCTGGATCGATGACCTGTATCTGGACGTCATCGGCAACTGGGTGGTTGGGCCCGAATGTCCGGGACGTGTCACGGAAACGCACATCATCGATGGTGATGAGCTGGAAGACGCGGTGCGGGATGGGCGGATGACGGCCGCGCAGGCTGAAGCCACCTGGGCGCATGCCCGTGCGGTGGAGTCTGCCCTGTGCGCCGGCACCTACCCGCCTCTGGCGGTGCTGCGACGCTATCTGGAAGACCCGTACACCTGAGCAGCCTCTCACTTGAACCCGGTCTAAAAATTCGCCACACTGCACCCATGACTGCGCGTACCCTGCCTGCCCCCGCTGTGGACGCCGTGAAGGCTGCCCTGCATGCCATTCCCATGAACG contains these protein-coding regions:
- the zwf gene encoding glucose-6-phosphate dehydrogenase; the protein is MTTPKKPRASTASGTQSTSKEKKTPAKATKTRTSGAARSTASAQKAASGKAAATHKTPARAEKAPAKTSRVTKSRARVPAAGADGQNPFRTGMRRNRAPEPTTLVIFGVTGDLAKRKLLPAVFGLWQDGLLGSAFNIVGVGRQEMTDEAFKDLAIGALKESKETDAIQPGSLEKFRELLYYEFGEFAEDDVYDRVRLELDRAQEAYGGRKNALFYLSTPPSLFEPISNGLGRLGLSRQSEGWRRLVIEKPFGHDLDSARELNDTIHQVWDESQVYRIDHYLGKETVQNLMAIRFGNAIFEPLWSRSFVDHVQITASEDLGLEGRAGYYEEAGVVRDMLQNHLMQLFALTAMEAPAAFDADAIRDEKVKVLRAVKPIPRGRVGSVAVRGQYGAGTMYGEKVPGYRQEPKVEQGSRTPTYVAVKLEVDNWRWQGVPFFLRTGKRLPKKVTEIAVVFKRPPLGIFPGGLERNVLAFRIQPDEGVSLKFSSKTPGQEMVLREVVMDFRYDAFGAQLESPYSRLLLDAMVGDATLFPREDEVDHAWQIVSGLLDSWDTLPGRKGAGAKASAPDFPNYTAGTWGPDEADELIGPDRRWRRL
- the gnd gene encoding phosphogluconate dehydrogenase (NAD(+)-dependent, decarboxylating) — protein: MKLGMIGLGKMGGNMVLRLLQGGHQVVGHDRSEDALNNIRQHGATGTQDMDEFIASLGEPGTRAVWVMVPAGQITQSVLDDLASRLAPGDIVIDGGNSNFKDTQRRAEELGARGLHFVDVGTSGGIWGLKEGYAMMIGGPEEAVERLRPIFETLAPAPDRGWGRMGPSGSGHYVKMVHNGIEYGMMQAYAEGFELMKAHKTFNLDMAQIAELWRHGSVVRSWLLDLTAEALQNSADFDQLSDYVADSGEGRWTIIDSIELGVPTPVITLATQMRFRSQQEVSYAGQMLSAMRRAFGGHAVKVLEATKQESLVPEIHAGEDPRAAAPENIPVAAAHAPSQGQSAEQQLGESGQQRVKGEE
- the mqnC gene encoding cyclic dehypoxanthinyl futalosine synthase, whose translation is MTASALSVHTGVLDKAARGERLNAAEIEALYHLPLPDVAAVAHGLRLQRRDPQLVSFLIDRNINYTNICNVGCNFCAFYRTRRQGDSYTLDHGQISHKIRELEEVGGTRILLQGGVNPELGLDYYIGLLRHVKANHPTIRIDAFSPEEVLFMEKTFGLSLDDLLDTLIGAGLDGLPGAGGEILEDDVRARAAPARIRSDDWFRIIDAAQRKGLYTISTMVIGFGETYAQRTAHLLKIREQQDHANASYAGNGFSGFAMWTLQTEHTRLHGKAPGATAHEYLQQLAIARIALDNVPNIQASWPAQGFKVAQAALYYGANDLGSTMLEENVVSAAAGHDRHSATVRELIRSAVDAGFIPVIRNSRFEIIERPDVEAYLQRTAANPEAERAVGAV
- a CDS encoding YcjF family protein; translated protein: MLPPLVKQVMDNFNFDVDPELSLEENVEEVIKSAALLSGAIAVEPIPFADMLLITPVQAKMVLHIGKIYGFDITPERASDIARELGVTFAYGLAARQVMRGLAKMALPVIGGLITAPAVYGWTFALGHMAQNYFERRREGLPPVSRVEQVKVIQEAKNQSRRVLPNAQDFSDLASELRRRADEKSRSNDQSR
- the cysS gene encoding cysteine--tRNA ligase encodes the protein MIPRPESREPDPNIFLYDTLQRQKVRFSPTTPGRVGMYLCGPTVYSDAHLGHAKKEVAFDVIRRAFLHLGYQVRYVANITDVGHLQNDADEGEDKIAKRAALEQLEPMEVADKYFWSFVRDMEALNILKPSINPRATGHITEQIRLIEELIERGHAYESQGSVYFDVRSWPEYGKLSGRRLDEQEEGTREAVREEKRDPRDFALWKRAEAGHIMRWESPWGVGFPGWHIECSAMSLKYLGEGFDIHGGGLDLQFPHHEAEIAQSEAAGHAFARYWMHNNMLTIGGEKMSKSKGNFTTIADLLGEHDPMVVRFLLVGSHYRSVTEFSEEAFESARNGYRRLTETLHEVGRRLQGAPAGATEALDARVHAHIQAFEDALRDDFNTPKAVAALFGLTGDVNGALAAGPVGQDTLKRVQDAYFALGGGVLGLFHASASERQDDTQVVDTLMELVLKARQHYRLSKQYAQADELRDTLARVGVTVEDTKDGVRWKR
- a CDS encoding LysR family transcriptional regulator — protein: MTRRTPHAQPTLSQLRALLAVADAGGFSEAAADLGVSQSSLSEAVGKLEDLVGRPLLRRGPSGTHPTPAGERVLLHARSAVQAATDAVLAAQDDGALSGRLRVASYRSAATHLLPAALAAFRDLHPGVSVSLIDSESESCGGGTRAVLSGHSDAAVVVEDESTELHLTPLAQDEYLFVAPASRGTHGVTLSELSTQALYLPPERDSCHLRVLRYLASQGVSTAGVFPITQDSVTLGLVSHGLGVTVMPRLALLPLPPGLVALPLPQPLMRPLALGVLPHRAGLPIIRAFTATLVASLRSRAITRPELPAQPLSGPLLH
- a CDS encoding metallophosphoesterase — translated: MSELWVVGDVHGAYDKLRYMLRAAGLIDAEGSWTGRDAHLVFLGDYLDRGPDGAGVVHLVRALEAQAPQDGGRVTALLGNHEVMFLAAMRFRAQDPRDRLGFYEYWAQNGGLERDANGLDADDLNWLSARPVLGRAGPWLLMHADSRMYLRLGGAVEPVNARVASLLSELDADAWGEFLNAFAERHAFVLTGGEEVAAQTLRTFGALRLVHGHTPVYVLRDEHLYGPARGAGTPLLYAGKQALAMDSGMAYYEEAGFIARLGAHGLGEVVSVDERV
- a CDS encoding NUDIX domain-containing protein, producing MPQLALRVGAGVAVVSAGQLLLVRRKDNGCWDLPGGAVNPGERVEAAACRELSEETGLQLDVKNVTLLGVFSGPEHQHTYPDSNTVDWVTVVYQATLVRTSELQAGDDAAEARFWPLGDLPQPLSAATPFYLQTLFRTPGAGLE